In a single window of the Burkholderia contaminans genome:
- a CDS encoding MFS transporter, with amino-acid sequence MRPARALEALNFFLADVQAGIGPFIGVILLSRGWGADAIGSVMTLAGLAAMAATPLAGALVDAVRAKRALIVAATAVTALASLAMMFVHGYPAVAASQIVAAVSGAVLAPAAAGVTLGIVRRQGFDRQFGRNQMANHAGNVAGAALAGWLGWHVGFDAVFALVGAFTVLAVVSTLAIPGHAIDHASARGLDPAGAAPGTEAAHPHASDAVSASTSRVGGLSTLAENRPLVLLGASLALFHLGNAAMLPLYGMGVVVTQRSNASAFTAQTIVIAQCVMIAAAWLAPRLIRSHGYWRVLLFSYLVLPVRGLVAAAWMSEAGVWPVQVLDGIGAGLQSVVVPALVVHLLHGSGRVNAGQGAVATAQGIGAALSPVLGGVLAQHFGYPSAFVVLGAVSTGSLALWLGHARSLSSVCGKPADLSATSS; translated from the coding sequence ATGAGACCGGCGCGCGCGCTCGAAGCGCTCAACTTCTTCCTGGCCGACGTGCAGGCCGGCATCGGCCCGTTCATCGGCGTCATCCTGCTGTCGCGCGGCTGGGGCGCCGATGCGATCGGCTCGGTCATGACGCTGGCCGGGCTCGCCGCGATGGCCGCGACGCCGTTGGCCGGCGCGCTCGTCGACGCGGTGCGCGCGAAGCGGGCGCTGATCGTCGCGGCGACCGCGGTGACGGCGCTTGCGTCGCTGGCGATGATGTTCGTCCACGGCTATCCGGCGGTGGCGGCGTCGCAGATCGTGGCGGCGGTCAGCGGCGCGGTGCTCGCGCCGGCCGCCGCGGGCGTAACGCTCGGCATCGTGCGCCGGCAGGGTTTCGACCGGCAGTTCGGGCGCAACCAGATGGCGAACCACGCCGGCAACGTCGCCGGTGCGGCGCTCGCCGGGTGGCTCGGCTGGCATGTCGGATTCGACGCGGTGTTCGCGCTGGTCGGCGCGTTTACGGTCCTCGCCGTCGTGAGCACGCTGGCGATTCCCGGGCACGCGATCGATCATGCGTCCGCACGGGGTCTCGATCCTGCCGGTGCCGCACCGGGAACGGAAGCTGCGCATCCGCATGCGTCGGACGCGGTGTCGGCGTCGACGTCGCGCGTCGGCGGCCTGAGCACGCTCGCCGAGAACCGGCCGCTGGTGCTGCTCGGCGCGTCGCTCGCGCTGTTTCATCTCGGCAACGCCGCGATGCTGCCGCTCTACGGGATGGGTGTCGTCGTCACGCAGCGCAGCAATGCGAGCGCGTTCACCGCACAGACGATCGTCATCGCGCAGTGCGTGATGATCGCGGCGGCGTGGCTCGCGCCCCGGCTGATTCGCTCGCACGGTTACTGGCGCGTGCTGCTGTTCTCGTACCTCGTGCTGCCGGTGCGCGGGCTGGTCGCCGCGGCGTGGATGAGCGAAGCGGGCGTGTGGCCGGTGCAGGTGCTCGACGGCATCGGCGCCGGGCTGCAAAGCGTGGTCGTGCCCGCGCTCGTCGTTCACCTGCTACATGGTTCCGGCCGCGTGAATGCCGGGCAGGGCGCCGTCGCGACCGCGCAGGGTATCGGCGCGGCGCTCAGCCCGGTGCTGGGCGGCGTGCTCGCGCAACACTTCGGCTATCCGTCCGCGTTCGTCGTGCTGGGCGCCGTGTCGACGGGCTCGCTCGCGCTGTGGCTCGGTCATGCACGCTCGCTGAGCAGCGTGTGCGGCAAGCCCGCCGATCTATCGGCGACATCGTCGTGA
- a CDS encoding sigma-54-dependent transcriptional regulator: MANILIVDDDAAFRDGLAETLADLGHRAVEAATGRAALGTLRDGGGVECIFLDFRLPDLDGLAVLAQLRDDPALAAIPVVMLTAHATSDNTIEAMRLGAFDHLTKPIGRRDIAQLLERVVSANQPPALATAPPDGGFAGEPSADRPRLLGVSAAMRDVQKQVGRAAMSDATVLLTGETGTGKEVAARVLHAASARHAGPFVAVNCAAIPADLLESELFGHRRGAFTGAHADRAGRLVEADGGTLFLDEIGDMPAAMQAKLLRALQERQVTPLGADRATAIDIRVVAATHRDLAAAVANGTFREDLFYRLNVIPLHLPPLAERVADILPLAAHFLRNAAGMRALHLTNDAQRALLDHRWPGNVRELRNVMERAAALAPGPAVSAADLGSAAVPAREPGADAVPAHLLDMPLTDALATVERAAILHALERANGNRAEAARQLGIGRQSLYARMANLGIERDG, from the coding sequence ATGGCAAACATCCTCATAGTCGACGACGACGCGGCCTTTCGCGACGGCCTCGCCGAAACGCTCGCCGATCTCGGTCATCGGGCCGTCGAGGCCGCAACCGGTCGCGCCGCGCTCGGCACGCTGCGCGACGGCGGTGGCGTCGAATGCATCTTCCTGGATTTCCGCCTGCCGGATCTGGACGGGCTGGCCGTGCTCGCGCAACTGCGCGACGATCCCGCGCTGGCCGCGATTCCGGTCGTCATGCTGACGGCCCATGCGACCAGCGACAACACGATCGAAGCGATGCGGCTCGGCGCATTCGATCACCTGACGAAGCCGATCGGGCGTCGCGACATCGCGCAACTGCTCGAACGCGTCGTGTCGGCGAATCAGCCGCCCGCGCTCGCGACCGCGCCGCCCGACGGTGGTTTCGCGGGCGAACCGTCGGCGGACCGGCCGCGACTGCTGGGCGTGAGCGCCGCGATGCGCGACGTGCAAAAGCAGGTCGGCCGCGCCGCGATGAGCGACGCGACCGTGCTCCTGACCGGCGAGACGGGCACGGGCAAGGAGGTGGCCGCCCGCGTGCTGCATGCGGCATCGGCCCGGCATGCGGGGCCGTTCGTCGCCGTGAACTGCGCGGCCATTCCGGCCGATCTGCTCGAAAGCGAGTTGTTCGGGCATCGTCGCGGCGCGTTCACGGGCGCGCATGCCGATCGCGCGGGGCGCCTGGTCGAGGCCGACGGCGGCACGCTCTTTCTCGACGAGATCGGCGACATGCCCGCCGCGATGCAGGCGAAGCTGCTGCGCGCGCTGCAGGAGCGCCAGGTGACGCCGCTCGGCGCGGATCGCGCCACGGCAATCGACATTCGCGTCGTGGCCGCGACGCACCGCGACCTCGCTGCGGCCGTCGCGAACGGCACGTTCCGCGAAGATCTCTTCTATCGGCTGAACGTCATTCCGCTGCACCTGCCGCCGCTCGCGGAGCGTGTGGCCGACATCCTTCCGCTCGCCGCGCATTTCCTGCGCAACGCGGCAGGCATGCGCGCGCTGCATCTGACGAACGACGCGCAGCGCGCGCTGCTCGATCACCGCTGGCCGGGCAACGTGCGGGAACTGCGCAACGTGATGGAGCGGGCGGCCGCGCTCGCCCCCGGGCCGGCCGTCAGCGCGGCCGATCTCGGCTCGGCCGCCGTGCCGGCGCGCGAACCGGGCGCCGATGCGGTGCCGGCGCACCTGCTCGACATGCCGCTGACCGATGCGCTGGCGACGGTCGAGCGCGCAGCCATCCTGCACGCGCTCGAGCGTGCGAACGGCAACCGCGCGGAAGCCGCGAGGCAGCTCGGCATCGGCCGCCAGTCGCTCTATGCGCGCATGGCGAATCTCGGGATCGAGCGCGACGGCTAG
- a CDS encoding sensor histidine kinase produces MKRPSFSTQLVMLWALVAALCATLVAVVWVTASSAESQQVAGAKAAGASACEAVASRYSASSASPGAGPAPDLMHAILDIVLSRAPDMEGGFWMPGAAPAASGFLAYSFPTYQGSGVKRDVPEAETPLILRTLRAAAATHAATANVVEGAQDAVVAAACPVRGGSGLYVWMLTRARPPLGRHGELLATGLAAVLAVILAIAAALAVALRRWKRNLARIESGLGPDGREHHLPYVGEPDLDRVIDAFNERARRADLLQQQADELRTRLAQAERFGMLGKLAAQVAHEIRNPMGAMRLKAENALAGDGRRQQDALRVILAQIERIDAQLSSLLALTQPVRPHATRVDVDAWLAQVVDAHRELAQRQAIDLTLSLAGQGERLAWPSDFPAFDPDQMRRALDNLLLNALHHAGDGGAVTLAAERRAFAGRDWLCLTVSDSGPGVPAAQRERIFEPFVTGRADGTGLGLAVVREVAAAHGGHARLDGAAAFVIEIPWQTSS; encoded by the coding sequence ATGAAGCGTCCGTCGTTTTCCACCCAACTTGTCATGCTCTGGGCACTCGTCGCCGCGCTGTGCGCGACGCTGGTCGCGGTCGTCTGGGTCACGGCGAGTTCCGCCGAGAGCCAGCAGGTCGCCGGCGCGAAGGCCGCCGGCGCATCGGCATGCGAGGCGGTCGCGTCGCGTTACAGCGCGTCTTCAGCGTCGCCAGGCGCCGGGCCCGCCCCGGACCTGATGCACGCGATCCTCGACATCGTGCTCTCCCGTGCGCCCGACATGGAAGGCGGGTTCTGGATGCCCGGCGCCGCCCCGGCGGCAAGCGGCTTTCTCGCGTATTCCTTTCCCACCTACCAGGGCAGCGGCGTCAAACGCGACGTTCCGGAAGCGGAAACGCCGCTGATCCTCCGCACGCTGCGCGCCGCGGCCGCGACGCATGCCGCGACGGCGAACGTCGTCGAAGGCGCGCAGGATGCCGTGGTCGCGGCGGCTTGCCCGGTACGCGGCGGCTCGGGGCTGTACGTGTGGATGCTCACACGTGCGCGCCCGCCGCTGGGCCGGCACGGCGAACTGCTGGCCACGGGCCTCGCGGCCGTGCTTGCCGTGATTCTGGCGATCGCGGCGGCGCTGGCCGTGGCGCTGCGCCGATGGAAGCGCAATCTCGCGCGGATCGAGAGCGGGCTGGGGCCCGACGGTCGCGAGCATCACCTGCCGTATGTCGGCGAGCCCGATCTCGACCGCGTCATCGATGCGTTCAACGAGCGGGCGCGGCGCGCGGACCTGCTGCAACAGCAGGCCGACGAACTGCGCACGCGCCTCGCGCAGGCCGAACGCTTCGGCATGCTGGGGAAGCTTGCCGCGCAGGTCGCGCACGAGATTCGCAATCCGATGGGCGCGATGCGGCTGAAGGCGGAAAACGCGCTGGCCGGCGATGGCCGGCGGCAGCAGGACGCGCTGCGCGTGATCCTCGCGCAGATCGAGCGCATCGATGCGCAATTGTCGAGCCTGCTCGCGCTGACGCAGCCGGTGCGCCCGCATGCGACACGGGTCGACGTCGACGCGTGGCTCGCGCAGGTGGTGGACGCGCACCGCGAGCTGGCACAGCGGCAAGCGATCGACCTGACGCTGTCGCTCGCGGGGCAGGGCGAGCGGCTTGCGTGGCCGTCGGATTTCCCCGCGTTCGATCCCGACCAGATGCGGCGCGCGCTCGACAATCTGCTGCTCAACGCGCTGCACCACGCGGGCGACGGCGGCGCGGTCACGCTCGCCGCCGAGCGGCGCGCGTTCGCCGGGCGCGACTGGCTGTGCCTCACCGTGTCGGATAGCGGCCCCGGCGTGCCGGCCGCGCAGCGCGAGCGGATTTTCGAACCGTTCGTGACGGGTCGCGCGGATGGGACGGGCCTCGGTCTTGCCGTCGTCCGCGAAGTGGCGGCGGCGCACGGCGGGCACGCGCGCCTCGACGGGGCCGCCGCATTCGTGATTGAAATTCCATGGCAAACATCCTCATAG
- a CDS encoding mannuronate-specific alginate lyase — MSCEAAAIAMRRTGGPPGRRHRLTPESRAKASGARLPSVQRPPRNITVEPPMRARSVRILSAVLFAVGTLVGTASASHACEVPAPVRTIDPPGYYDDPTGYARDVKPMRDFVAKLNTAADHGDWSCALTLLDSWAQSDALMGAISGYQGYYERSWAGTDFAMVILRMPRGLREANRGKFNAIDPWLERIAIATRNAEAINHLHNNLVYWAGLNLIAIGTVTDNASLIDSGLLRVREGIRDIRPDGSLEREVKRGDRALHYHTFALLPLVFAAELVQRRNIDLYRENDGAIGRLANLVIDAVEDPASFTKITPVKQDLFPWTFRDELSWVEPYYARFHDRRLPAIIAPRRPFSEWRLGGDVTAAWGAPLP, encoded by the coding sequence ATGTCATGCGAAGCCGCCGCGATCGCCATGCGTCGCACGGGTGGCCCGCCGGGCCGGCGGCACCGGCTCACCCCGGAAAGCCGGGCGAAAGCCTCGGGCGCTAGACTGCCTTCGGTCCAGCGTCCACCCCGAAACATCACCGTCGAGCCCCCCATGCGCGCCCGTTCCGTTCGAATCTTGTCCGCTGTCCTGTTCGCCGTCGGTACGCTCGTCGGCACGGCCTCCGCCAGCCACGCATGCGAAGTGCCTGCTCCCGTGCGGACGATCGACCCGCCCGGCTACTACGACGACCCCACCGGTTATGCGCGCGACGTGAAGCCGATGCGCGACTTCGTCGCGAAGCTGAACACGGCGGCGGATCATGGCGACTGGTCGTGCGCGTTGACGCTGCTCGACAGCTGGGCGCAATCGGATGCGTTGATGGGCGCGATCTCCGGTTATCAGGGCTACTACGAGCGCTCGTGGGCCGGCACCGATTTCGCGATGGTGATCCTGCGCATGCCGCGCGGGTTGCGCGAAGCGAACCGCGGGAAATTCAACGCGATCGACCCATGGCTCGAACGCATCGCGATCGCGACCCGCAATGCGGAAGCGATCAACCACCTGCACAACAATCTTGTGTACTGGGCCGGGCTCAACCTGATCGCGATCGGCACCGTCACTGATAATGCCAGCCTGATCGATTCCGGCTTGCTGCGGGTGCGCGAAGGCATTCGCGACATCCGCCCGGACGGCTCGCTCGAGCGCGAGGTCAAGCGCGGCGACCGCGCGCTCCACTATCACACCTTTGCGCTGCTGCCGCTCGTGTTCGCGGCCGAACTCGTTCAGCGGCGCAACATCGATCTCTACCGCGAAAACGACGGTGCGATCGGCCGCCTCGCGAACCTCGTGATCGACGCGGTGGAAGACCCCGCGAGTTTCACGAAGATCACGCCGGTCAAGCAGGACCTGTTTCCGTGGACGTTCCGCGACGAACTGAGCTGGGTCGAGCCGTACTACGCGCGCTTTCACGATCGCCGCCTGCCGGCGATCATCGCGCCGCGCCGCCCGTTCAGCGAATGGCGGCTCGGCGGCGACGTGACGGCGGCATGGGGCGCGCCGCTGCCATGA
- a CDS encoding porin, producing MKWIASTTLACAAGICGNAFAQSSVTLYGVIDESIQYTHNTGGASNQVKLQSGQMSVSQWGLKGTEDLGGGLSALFNLQNGFNVNSGKMSGGLLFGRKAFVGLAGGFGTVTAGRQQDTLQDLVLTVQGNNFLEYFTAPGDVDNADGSVRNSNAVKWVSPSWGGLQVAAMYGFGGVAGSVGSGQAYNAAMSYTAGPLTVAAGYAHLDNGNAVLSTRGASSADTIFLSPVNNAYATASAVNIARAGVSYVLGAFTVGGHYSYAEYLRDGNSTFGTAERYNNGSVFVAWQASPALLFETGYNYLKSHGDSSATYQQVTLAADYALSKRTDLYATVSYGHASGSNGAGPAQAVIADAYIDGGKATQELAIVGIRHRF from the coding sequence ATGAAATGGATCGCATCGACCACCCTCGCATGCGCGGCCGGCATATGCGGCAACGCATTCGCGCAAAGCTCGGTCACGCTTTACGGCGTCATCGACGAATCGATTCAGTACACGCACAACACCGGCGGCGCGAGCAACCAGGTCAAGCTGCAGTCGGGGCAGATGTCCGTCAGCCAGTGGGGGCTGAAAGGCACCGAGGATCTCGGCGGCGGCCTGAGCGCGCTGTTCAACCTGCAGAACGGCTTCAACGTGAACAGCGGCAAGATGAGCGGCGGCCTGCTGTTCGGGCGCAAGGCGTTCGTCGGGCTGGCGGGCGGGTTCGGCACGGTGACGGCCGGCCGTCAGCAGGATACGTTGCAGGATCTGGTGTTGACGGTGCAGGGCAACAATTTCCTCGAGTACTTCACGGCGCCCGGCGACGTCGACAATGCCGACGGCTCGGTTCGCAACAGCAATGCGGTCAAATGGGTGAGCCCGTCGTGGGGCGGCCTGCAGGTGGCCGCGATGTACGGGTTCGGCGGCGTGGCCGGCTCGGTCGGCTCGGGGCAGGCGTACAACGCGGCGATGTCGTATACGGCCGGGCCGTTGACCGTCGCGGCCGGCTACGCGCATCTGGACAACGGGAACGCGGTGCTGTCGACGCGCGGCGCAAGCAGTGCCGATACGATCTTCCTGTCGCCGGTCAATAACGCGTACGCGACGGCCAGCGCGGTGAATATCGCGCGCGCCGGCGTGAGCTACGTGCTCGGCGCATTCACGGTGGGCGGCCACTACAGTTATGCCGAATACCTGCGCGACGGGAATTCGACGTTCGGGACGGCCGAGCGCTACAACAACGGCTCGGTGTTCGTCGCGTGGCAGGCTTCGCCCGCGCTGCTGTTCGAGACGGGTTACAACTACCTGAAATCGCACGGCGATTCATCGGCCACGTACCAGCAGGTCACGCTCGCGGCCGACTACGCGCTCAGCAAGCGCACCGATCTCTACGCGACGGTGAGCTACGGGCACGCGTCGGGCAGCAACGGCGCGGGCCCGGCGCAGGCGGTGATTGCGGACGCCTACATCGACGGCGGCAAGGCGACCCAGGAGCTTGCGATCGTCGGCATTCGCCACCGCTTCTGA
- the speB gene encoding agmatinase, whose protein sequence is MQKQPVVRGDGAIRRESPYGSSKENTYAGVVSFMRRLYTKELAGVDLAVTGVPLDIATTNRPGARLGPRAIRAASSQLGVLLPYPWGINPFDDYAVIDYGDCWLDVHNPSTVKETIVTHARTILDAGARMLTLGGDHYISYPLLVAHAEKYGRPLSLIHFDAHCDTWPDDQPDSLNHGSMFYKAIKDGLIDPAHSVQVGIRTWNDDFMGVSVLDAAWVHEHGVNATIARIVEIVGARPAYFTFDVDGLDPAFAPGTGTPVPGGLSSAQALSIIRGLTSVDLVGADVVEVAPAYDHADITALVAAHVASELICLFRHRARAARHR, encoded by the coding sequence ATGCAGAAGCAGCCAGTCGTGCGCGGTGACGGCGCGATCCGTCGCGAATCGCCCTATGGTTCGTCGAAGGAGAACACCTATGCGGGCGTGGTGTCGTTCATGCGGCGCCTGTATACGAAGGAACTGGCAGGCGTCGATCTCGCGGTGACCGGTGTGCCGCTCGATATCGCGACGACCAACCGTCCGGGCGCACGGCTCGGCCCACGCGCGATCCGTGCGGCGAGCAGCCAGCTCGGCGTGCTGCTGCCGTATCCATGGGGGATCAATCCGTTTGACGACTATGCGGTGATCGACTACGGCGACTGCTGGCTCGACGTGCACAATCCGTCGACCGTCAAGGAGACGATCGTCACGCATGCGCGCACGATTCTCGATGCCGGTGCTCGGATGCTGACGCTCGGCGGTGATCACTACATCAGCTACCCGCTACTCGTGGCTCATGCGGAAAAGTACGGCAGGCCGCTTTCATTGATCCATTTCGATGCGCACTGCGATACCTGGCCCGACGATCAACCGGACAGCCTCAATCATGGGTCGATGTTCTACAAGGCGATCAAGGACGGGCTGATCGATCCCGCCCACTCGGTGCAGGTCGGCATCCGCACGTGGAACGACGATTTCATGGGCGTGTCGGTGCTCGATGCGGCTTGGGTGCATGAGCACGGCGTGAACGCGACCATCGCGCGCATCGTCGAGATCGTGGGCGCGCGGCCGGCTTATTTCACCTTCGACGTCGACGGGCTCGATCCGGCCTTCGCGCCCGGCACCGGCACGCCCGTGCCGGGCGGCCTGTCGAGCGCGCAGGCTCTGTCGATCATCCGCGGGCTCACGTCGGTCGACCTGGTCGGCGCGGACGTGGTCGAGGTCGCACCCGCCTACGATCATGCGGACATTACCGCGCTGGTCGCCGCGCACGTGGCGAGCGAGCTGATCTGCCTGTTCAGGCATCGCGCTCGCGCGGCACGGCACAGGTAG